In Clostridium sp. JN-1, one genomic interval encodes:
- a CDS encoding HDIG domain-containing metalloprotein, protein MNFYRIKQFYWAINSNLTQDDIKFIRNNLNNDEFNLFSKLTMSEQKHCINVAYDVKSECELKNVNSSLLIKAALLHDIGKIHKKLNAIDKSIMVIADNISNGYFERFSNIEKVNVYYNHDKIGKKILENYNEQERLLYLVENHNNFKIQDDIELDILRQCDSRN, encoded by the coding sequence ATGAACTTTTATAGAATAAAACAATTTTATTGGGCTATAAATTCTAACTTAACTCAAGATGATATAAAATTTATAAGAAATAATTTGAATAATGATGAATTTAATTTATTTAGTAAATTAACTATGAGTGAACAAAAGCATTGTATTAATGTTGCATATGATGTAAAAAGTGAATGCGAATTAAAAAATGTTAATTCAAGCTTGTTAATAAAAGCAGCACTATTGCATGATATAGGTAAGATACATAAAAAACTTAATGCAATTGATAAGTCGATTATGGTTATAGCCGATAATATATCTAATGGTTATTTTGAAAGGTTTTCTAACATAGAAAAAGTAAATGTGTATTACAATCATGATAAAATAGGCAAAAAGATACTTGAAAACTATAATGAGCAGGAAAGGTTGTTATATTTAGTAGAAAATCATAATAATTTTAAGATACAGGATGATATAGAACTGGATATATTAAGACAATGTGATAGTAGAAACTAA
- a CDS encoding transcription repressor NadR — MNSIERRKYIEKLLNESDKPQKGHVMAENLGVTRQVIVKDIAILRAEGKKVIATPDGYIISKQETNLIKKVIAVSHNTEDIEDELKTIIKYGGIVEDVIVEHKIYGEIKGMLMLKNFYDVENFIKKVNQYKAEPLLILTGGLHLHTIAAENYSIIQNIINDLKKKNYLVSD; from the coding sequence ATGAATTCAATTGAACGAAGAAAGTATATAGAAAAATTATTGAATGAGAGTGATAAACCACAAAAAGGACATGTAATGGCTGAAAACTTAGGGGTAACAAGACAAGTAATAGTAAAGGATATTGCTATACTTAGAGCAGAAGGTAAGAAAGTAATAGCTACCCCAGATGGTTATATAATTTCTAAACAAGAGACAAATTTAATTAAGAAAGTTATAGCAGTTTCTCATAATACTGAAGATATAGAAGATGAACTTAAAACTATAATAAAGTATGGAGGCATTGTTGAAGATGTAATCGTAGAGCATAAAATATATGGAGAAATAAAAGGTATGCTTATGCTTAAAAACTTTTATGATGTTGAAAATTTTATAAAAAAGGTTAATCAGTATAAAGCAGAACCACTTTTGATACTCACAGGGGGATTACATCTGCATACAATTGCAGCTGAAAATTATAGTATAATTCAAAATATAATAAATGACTTAAAGAAAAAGAATTATTTAGTATCAGATTAG
- a CDS encoding UPF0182 family protein, translating into MKFSKKIALGIGLFLLFILLIFLNKISNFIVNIEWFKEVGYLSVYFTKIIAVVKLMIPIFIVSFIAIWMYYKSLHMSIIKYRKVVEVNSRRDSIRKKVFFTFNFIISFVISYVFSVTYWYRILQFTHSVKFDTSDPIFHINVSFYVFKLPLIQSLFNSAVSLLLVLVFITFLVYFSLVISDKLVSTRKLKIRLSPISILNNGLTKFAGKQLAVIASLLMLCVSIGYVLKSLNLVYSRRGVAFGASYTDIHVSLFFYKIVIVTSIIAAGIIFWSIVKSKAKPIFLSIGVIAILIVLENVTAIGVQNFLVKSNEKTLEQPYIKYNIDYTRKAFNINNTEVEPFEVKDDLSLQDLESNKDTINNIRINSINQALEFYNQVQIIRYYYGFNDVDVDRYNIDGKLNQVFIAAREVNTQSLDPGTWQNKHLIYTHGYGVVMNKVNSVTSEGQPDFVIKDIPPQNSTDIKLNNPRIYFGEKTNDYAVVDTKLNEFDYPQGGNNQMNKYDGTAGIKLNFMNRLLFAINQKDFNFILSRDITSNSKILINRNVVDRAKKIAPFLKYDSNPYVVISNGKLYWILDAYTTSDAYPFSEPQNNVNYIRNSVKVVIDAENGDTNFYIVDKSDPIINSYSKIFPGLFKDTSQLSPDIKQHFKYPQDMFDIQCNVFGKYHMTDPGVFYNGEDLWQVAKNQKQVEGEKNSTESPYVVMKLPDKEKEEMILLQYFNMRNKDNMVALFGARMDNDNYGKLVVYKFPPQKTIYSPYLFKQKLNQDTTISQQLSLWNKNGSKVQFGDTMIVPINNSLLYVEPMYLRANGKNSIPEVKRVIVSYGNNMVIAESIDSALEQLFNYDDSDNAGEKQQDNKQGTGAVDNSKAQYIKQAKELYDKAINAQKSGEWSQYGEYINSLGQVIDSLNK; encoded by the coding sequence ATGAAGTTTAGTAAAAAGATTGCATTAGGAATTGGCTTGTTTTTATTATTTATATTATTAATTTTCCTTAATAAGATTTCCAATTTTATAGTAAATATAGAATGGTTTAAGGAAGTAGGGTATTTATCTGTATATTTTACTAAAATTATAGCAGTAGTCAAACTTATGATTCCAATTTTTATAGTAAGTTTTATAGCAATTTGGATGTACTATAAAAGCTTACATATGAGCATTATAAAGTATAGAAAAGTAGTAGAAGTAAATTCACGAAGAGATTCTATAAGAAAAAAAGTATTTTTTACATTTAATTTTATAATATCTTTTGTTATATCATATGTATTTTCTGTAACCTATTGGTATAGGATATTACAGTTTACCCATTCTGTTAAGTTTGATACATCTGATCCAATATTCCATATAAATGTATCTTTCTATGTATTTAAATTGCCGCTTATACAATCATTATTTAATAGTGCAGTAAGTTTATTATTAGTTCTTGTGTTTATTACTTTTTTAGTTTATTTCAGTCTAGTTATTAGTGATAAATTAGTATCTACAAGAAAACTTAAAATAAGATTATCACCTATAAGTATATTAAATAATGGTCTTACTAAATTTGCAGGTAAACAACTTGCTGTAATAGCATCACTTTTAATGCTGTGTGTATCAATAGGATATGTACTTAAGTCTCTGAATCTAGTATACAGCCGTAGGGGAGTAGCGTTTGGTGCAAGTTATACGGATATACACGTTAGTCTATTTTTTTATAAGATTGTAATTGTAACTTCTATTATTGCAGCTGGAATTATATTTTGGAGCATAGTTAAGTCAAAAGCAAAACCTATATTTTTATCTATAGGAGTAATAGCCATACTAATTGTATTGGAAAATGTAACTGCAATTGGAGTTCAGAACTTTTTAGTTAAATCTAATGAAAAAACTTTAGAACAGCCATATATAAAATATAATATAGACTATACTAGAAAAGCATTTAATATAAACAATACTGAAGTTGAACCTTTTGAGGTTAAGGATGACTTAAGTTTACAAGATTTAGAATCAAATAAAGATACTATAAATAATATAAGGATAAATTCAATTAATCAAGCATTAGAATTTTATAACCAGGTTCAAATTATAAGATATTATTACGGATTTAATGATGTAGATGTAGATAGATATAATATAGATGGAAAGCTTAATCAAGTTTTTATAGCTGCTAGAGAAGTAAATACACAGTCGTTAGATCCAGGTACATGGCAAAATAAACATCTTATATATACACATGGTTATGGAGTTGTAATGAATAAGGTTAATTCAGTTACATCAGAAGGTCAGCCTGATTTTGTTATAAAAGATATTCCACCGCAAAATAGCACAGATATAAAGCTAAATAATCCTAGAATTTATTTTGGAGAAAAGACTAATGATTATGCAGTAGTTGATACTAAATTGAATGAGTTTGATTATCCACAAGGTGGAAATAATCAAATGAATAAATATGATGGTACTGCTGGAATAAAGTTGAACTTTATGAATAGGCTCCTGTTTGCAATTAATCAAAAGGATTTTAATTTTATTTTATCTAGAGATATAACTAGTAATAGTAAAATATTAATAAATAGAAATGTAGTTGATAGGGCAAAGAAGATAGCTCCATTTTTAAAATATGATTCCAATCCTTATGTAGTGATAAGTAATGGAAAACTTTATTGGATATTAGATGCGTATACTACATCTGATGCATATCCTTTTTCAGAACCTCAAAATAATGTAAATTATATAAGAAATTCTGTAAAAGTTGTAATTGATGCAGAAAACGGAGATACAAATTTCTATATTGTTGATAAAAGTGATCCTATAATAAATAGTTATTCTAAAATTTTTCCAGGACTATTTAAGGATACGTCACAGTTATCTCCAGATATAAAACAGCATTTTAAATATCCACAGGATATGTTTGATATTCAATGTAATGTTTTTGGAAAGTACCATATGACAGATCCAGGGGTATTTTATAATGGAGAAGATTTATGGCAAGTAGCTAAAAATCAAAAACAAGTTGAAGGAGAGAAGAACTCAACTGAATCTCCTTATGTAGTAATGAAGCTGCCTGATAAAGAAAAAGAAGAAATGATATTACTACAGTATTTTAATATGAGAAATAAAGATAATATGGTTGCTTTGTTTGGAGCTAGAATGGATAATGACAACTATGGAAAATTGGTTGTATATAAATTTCCGCCGCAGAAGACAATATATAGTCCATATTTATTTAAGCAAAAATTGAATCAGGATACTACTATATCTCAACAATTATCTTTATGGAATAAAAATGGATCTAAAGTTCAATTTGGTGATACCATGATAGTTCCTATAAATAATTCTCTTTTATATGTTGAACCAATGTATTTAAGAGCAAATGGTAAGAATAGTATTCCTGAAGTAAAGAGGGTTATAGTGTCTTATGGAAACAATATGGTTATTGCAGAAAGTATAGATAGTGCACTTGAACAATTATTTAATTATGATGATAGTGATAATGCTGGCGAAAAACAACAAGATAATAAACAGGGTACTGGTGCTGTAGATAATTCTAAAGCACAGTATATTAAACAGGCTAAAGAATTATATGATAAAGCTATTAATGCACAAAAAAGTGGAGAATGGTCTCAATATGGGGAGTATATAAATAGCCTAGGACAAGTAATAGATTCTTTGAATAAATAA